In one Ochotona princeps isolate mOchPri1 chromosome 16, mOchPri1.hap1, whole genome shotgun sequence genomic region, the following are encoded:
- the SLC1A5 gene encoding neutral amino acid transporter B(0), whose amino-acid sequence MLTDPPKADPKRLAATKPTANGSLSQDPRESEGAAGGCCRSWAQVRRCLRANLLVLLTVAAVVVGVVVGLAVSGAGGAKVLGPARLAAFAFPGELLLRMLKMIILPLVVCSLIGGAASLDPSALGRLGAWALLFFLVTTLLSSALGVGLALALQPGAAFSAINTSVSAAGKDEKIPSKPVLDSFLDLVRNIFPSNLVSAAFRSYSSYCDVQDFNETMGKMPEGCEVEGMNILGLVVFAIIFGVALRKLGPEGELLISFFNSFNDATMVLVSWIMWYAPLGILFLVASKIAEMDDVMLLFTSLGKYILCCLLGHAIHGLLVLPLIYFLFTRKNPYRFLWGIMMPLATAFGTSSSSATLPQMMKCVEEKNGVARHISRFVLPIGATVNMDGAALFQCVAAVFIAQINQQSLDLMQIIVILITATASSVGAAGIPAGGVLTLAIILEAVNLPVRDISLILAVDWLVDRSCTIINVEGDAFGAGLLQHYVDRAKGHSSIPELLQVKSEMPPSSLPIPTEEGNPLLQHQPESAGDAAACEKESVM is encoded by the exons ATGCTGACCGATCCTCCCAAAGCAGACCCCAAAAGACTGGCGGCCACTAAGCCCACCGCCAACGGGAGCCTGTCGCAGGACCCCAGGGAGAGTGAAGGCGCGGCGGGCGGCTGCTGCCGCTCTTGGGCCCAGGTGCGCCGCTGCCTTCGAGCCAACCTGCTGGTGCTGCTCACAGTGGCGGCCGTGGTGGTCGGCGTGGTGGTGGGGCTGGCAGTGTCCGGGGCGGGCGGCGCGAAGGTGCTGGGTCCCGCGCGCCTGGCCGCCTTCGCCTTCCCGGGTGAGCTGCTGCTTCGCATGTTAAAGATGATCATTTTGCCCTTAGTGGTGTGCAGCCTGATCGGGGGCGCCGCCAGTCTCGACCCCAGTGCGCTCGGCCGCCTGGGCGCCTGGGCGCTGCTCTTTTTCCTGGTCACCACGCTGCTCTCCTCGGCGCTCGGCGTGGgcttggctttggcgctgcagccGGGCGCCGCCTTCTCCGCCATCAACACCTCCGTCTCGGCCGCGGGCAAGGACGAGAAGATTCCTAGCAAGCCGGTGCTGGACTCCTTCCTGGATCTTGTGAG AAATATCTTTCCGTCCAACCTGGTGTCTGCAGCCTTCAGATCC TACTCCTCTTACTGTGATGTCCAAGACTTCAACGAGACCATGGGGAAG ATGCCCGAGGGGTGCGAGGTGGAGGGCATgaacattctgggcctggtggtCTTTGCCATCATCTTCGGCGTGGCCCTGCGCAAGCTGGGCCCCGAGGGCGAGTTGCTCATCAGCTTCTTCAACTCCTTCAACGATGCCACCATGGTGCTGGTCTCCTGGATCATGTG GTACGCGCCCCTGGGCATCCTGTTCCTGGTGGCCAGCAAGATCGCAGAGATGGATGACGTAATGCTGCTGTTCACCAGCCTGGGCAAGTACATtctgtgctgcctgctgggccACGCCATCCACGGGCTCCTCGTGCTGCCCCTCATCTACTTCCTCTTCACGCGCAAGAACCCCTACCGCTTCCTGTGGGGCATCATGATGCCACTGGCCACAGCCTTCGGGACCTCTTCCag CTCCGCCACGCTGCCGCAGATGATGAAGTGTGTGGAGGAGAAGAATGGTGTGGCCAGACACATCAGCCGCTTCGTGCTGCCCATTGGGGCCACAGTGAACATGGACGGCGCGGCGCTCTTCCAGTGCGTGGCCGCTGTGTTCATAGCCCAGATCAACCAGCAGTCTCTGGACCTCATGCAGATAATCGTCATTCT GATCACGGCCACGGCTTCCAGCGTCGGGGCGGCGGGCATCCCAGCTGGCGGCGTCCtcaccctggccatcatcctggAAGCCGTCAACCTCCCTGTCAGAGATATCTCCCTGATCCTGGCCGTGGACTGGCTTGT GGATCGTTCCTGCACCATCATCAACGTGGAAGGGGACGCCTTCGGGGCGGGGCTGCTGCAGCACTACGTGGACCGGGCCAAGGGGCACAGCTCCATCCCAGAGCTGCTGCAGGTGAAGAGTGAGATGCCCCCCAGCTCGCTGCCAATCCCCACCGAAGAGGGCAACCCCTTGCTCCAACACCAGCCAGAGTCCGCTGGAGACGCCGCGGCCTGTGAGAAGGAGTCGGTTATGTGA